In the Wyeomyia smithii strain HCP4-BCI-WySm-NY-G18 chromosome 2, ASM2978416v1, whole genome shotgun sequence genome, one interval contains:
- the LOC129719811 gene encoding uncharacterized protein LOC129719811: MATLINRCSNAIRTNLPVNTESQIVPSRCTPGDTQTTYRSLPHIPELTTSIAKHLLIDYPHLKIALKPVKTICSHTNKPAWPGCQTYKQPCAKIPRSSNFRSHPIKLSSMQNADCHLLTSLFRQLEYSPRSIYVLAYVPAFVLPPAIMSNERRVKALKNRMKSLQTSFSLITTFADNYQEDQHAPEVPVRLENLNKVWTDFSTVRSELEALDEAGMEQHLKDRATYESAYYRVKGFLLSVNKSPQSSPTPLASTSTSNQQGPTSSHVRLPDIKLPVFNVKILLSSLFVSGDALKLVQTIPITALNYPVAWNLLEEHYKNKPRLKQSYLNALFEFAPLKRESAADLHALVERFESNVKVLQQLGEKTEFWDLILIRMLSVRLDATTRRDWEEYSSSKDGISFKDLTSFIQRRVSVLQTLKEKSVETPPSVPSLNQPKRFPQRPTACHTVSQFSTNRKCCICYEHHPLYMCPTFSKMSVEDKEKEIRRLQLCRNCLRKGHVVRDCQSSSSCRKCKNRHHTQLCSIEPAMAASQHHTASSKSTVNLTSETQPRTSATVTVNEIPSCANTETNHTSVLLATAVVLFVDDNGTEHVVRALLDSGKRFPSLFLKSVKLPSTLSLQFQSRVCNYSTTVECLVLPRLTLDLTSTSIDASTWNIPPGIQLADPAFFSRKVIDLVLGADVFFEVFNVTGRIRIGDDLPLLINSTFGWVVSGRISSPKSNRPFVANVATIGDLTQMMERFWTIEEGNPSSCHSVEEAACETHFKETVSRNEQGRYIVRLPVKPDVLARLGDNRRAAFRTFRAMETRMAQNPHLREQYVDFMTEYATLGHMKKVDDYETPPNPCYHLPHQAVIREESTTTKVRVVYNASWKTSQGPSLNDALMVGPIVQDDMRSIIIRGRTHRVMLVADAKQMFRQVLVDDRDTALLRILWRNSPDLPLDTYELKTVTYGTACAPFQATRVLIQLADDEQHDFPEAAQVLRKDFYVDDLFSGAESIEKAIELREQLTSLLERGGFVLRKWASNKPAVLRDVSTDKLALEPSVDLSRDQCIRTLGLNWEPATDHYRYRISLTSDPAETTSTKRNVLSKIARLFDPIGLVGPVITTAKLFKQELWTLKNDAGEMWGCDDQLTRAIKERWLAYCNQLPRLNDLKIERWVLCETPSSIELHFFSDASQHAYGACCYFRSVDAYGTIKVALLTAKSRVAPLQQQTIPRLELCGARLATELFQQVTSHCTWNHVAGQVNPADCISRGTEAGKILNDDLWWHGPPWLQLDPCFWPNQSTSTQNEDVFLEARQVPVNATAAVTPPSFIDSLVSKFSNYNKLLRIIAYCRRFVRRYKPTSEPSTSPAHPFLSSKELQEAEAVVIRLVQQQPYNEEWIALQNSRPMQSKSKLRWFQPFIGSDQLMRIGGRLTQAPQPYDSKHQIILPGKHPLSSLLLRSLHHNHLHAAPQLLVNVLRLRYWITGARNLAKIVVRNCITCVKARPKLLEQFMSELPSSRVTVSRPFSTTGIDYWGPILLKPPHRRAGPKKAFVAVFVCFATRAVHLELVTDLTTAKFLQALRRFVARRGLCHTIYSDNGRNFIGAANELRNLIKDKQHHQALATECAANNIRWVFNPPKASHFGGLWEAAIHSAQKHFVRVLGTTLLAHDDMETLLTQIECCLNSRPLTPLNDDPTDDEVLTPGHFLVGSALKSVPDSDLAEVPCNRLTNWQLVQKKFQIIWKRWHLEYLATLQPRTKWCNPPINLHTGQLVLLMDERSPPMLWPTARIEQLHPGADGIIRVVTLRTAQGNYTRPVSKICLLPIAPSNESPTPTESRPETKAKQQQ; encoded by the exons ATGGCAAC GTTGATCAATCGATGCTCCAACGCAATCAGAACAAATTTGCCAGTCAACACCGAGAGCCAGATCGTACCAAGTCGATGCACACCGGGAGACACACAAACTACCTATCGATCACTGCCACACATTCCAGAATTGACCACATCCATAGCGAAACACCTGCTAATCGATTATCCGCACCTGAAAATAGCACTAAAACCCGTCAAAACAATATGTTCGCATACGAATAAACCAGCGTGGCCTGGCTGTCaaacttataaacaaccttGTGCGAAGATCCCTCGGTCATCGAATTTTCGAAGTCATCCCATCAAACTATCATCGATGCAGAATGCCGATTGTCATTTGTTGACTTCCTTGTTCCGCCAGCTAGAATATTCACCGAG ATCGATCTACGTTCTCGCTTACGTTCCGGCCTTCGTCTTACCTCCCGCCATCATGTCTAACGAGCGACGAGTGAAGGCCCTTAAAAATCGAATGAAGAGTCTGCAGACGTCCTTCTCGCTCATCACAACGTTTGCAGATAACTACCAAGAGGATCAACACGCTCCAGAAGTACCGGTTCGCCTGGAGAACCTAAACAAAGTGTGGACTGACTTCTCTACTGTTCGGTCGGAACTAGAAGCTCTAGATGAAGCCGGTATGGAACAGCATCTGAAGGATCGAGCCACCTACGAATCGGCGTACTACAGGGTTAAAGGCTTTCTCCTGTCCGTAAATAAATCGCCACAGTCGTCTCCGACACCTCTCGCCTCGACTTCTACTTCAAACCAGCAAGGCCCTACGTCATCCCACGTTCGTCTACCAGACATAAAACTTCCGGTTTTCAATGTGA AAATTTTACTATCTTCGCTCTTTGTCTCCGGTGATGCTCTTAAACTTGTTCAAACGATTCCCATCACAGCTTTAAATTACCCCGTTGCATGGAATTTATTGGAAGAGCATTATAAGAACAAGCCACGCTTGAAACAGTCGTACCTTAACGCCCTCTTCGAGTTCGCTCCCCTCAAACGCGAGTCGGCAGCAGATTTACACGCCCTGGTCGAAAGGTTCGAGTCAAACGTAAAAGTGCTACAGCAACTAGGAGAGAAAACGGAGTTCTGGGATCTTATTCTCATTCGAATGCTCAGCGTCCGTCTAGATGCCACTACCCGTCGCGATTGGGAAGAATACTCTTCGTCCAAGGACGGTATCTCGTTTAAAGATTTAACAAGCTTTATTCAGCGAAGAGTATCTGTTCTTCAAACACTAAAAGAAAAAAGTGTGGAAACTCCGCCCTCCGTACCGTCGTTAAACCAGCCGAAAAGGTTTCCCCAACGTCCGACTGCCTGTCACACTGTCAGCCAGTTCTCCACTAATCGGAAATGCTGCATCTGCTATGAGCATCACCCGCTCTACATGTGTCCAACGTTTTCGAAAATGAGCGTTGAGGACAAAGAAAAGGAGATTCGTCGTCTACAACTATGTAGAAACTGCCTGCGTAAAGGACACGTCGTTCGGGACTGCCAGTCTTCCAGCTCGTGTCGCAAATGCAAAAACCGTCACCATACTCAACTTTGTTCCATTGAACCCGCTATGGCTGCGAGCCAACATCATACAGCGTCGTCGAAGTCAACAGTGAATCTCACTTCTGAAACCCAACCACGAACATCAGCCACAGTGACTGTTAACGAGATTCCCAGCTGCGCCAATACTGAAACTAACCATACTAGTGTACTTCTCGCCACCGCCGTGGTCCTTTTCGTCGATGATAATGGAACTGAGCATGTAGTTAGAGCACTCCTCGATTCTGGCA AAAGGTTTCCGTCCCTATTTCTGAAATCGGTCAAGCTACCGTCAACGCTAAGTTTGCAGTTCCAATCACGAGTCTGCAATTACTCTACTACAGTTGAATGTTTGGTTTTACCCCGGTTGACATTGGACTTGACCTCCACCTCCATCGATGCTTCTACTTGGAACATTCCGCCCGGGATCCAGCTTGCAGATCCAGCTTTCTTCAGTCGCAAAGTAATCGATCTAGTTCTAGGGGCAGATGTCTTTTTCGAGGTCTTTAACGTCACGGGTCGAATTCGAATTGGCGATGATCTTCCGCTTCTCATTAATTCTACGTTCGGTTGGGTAGTTTCAGGAAGAATTTCCAGCCCAAAATCTAACAGACCGTTCGTCGCAAATGTTGCTACCATCGGCGATTTGACGCAAATGATGGAACGATTCTGGACTATTGAAGAGGGAAATCCGTCGTCATGCCACTCTGTCGAAGAAGCCGCCTGTGAAACTCACTTCAAAGAAACCGTCTCTCGTAACGAACAAGGACGATACATTGTTCGCTTACCCGTAAAACCTGATGTCTTAGCCCGGCTTGGCGACAACCGTCGCGCCGCATTCCGAACGTTTCGAGCCATGGAAACGCGAATGGCTCAGAATCCGCACCTTCGTGAACAATACGTCGACTTTATGACCGAATACGCCACCTTGGGACATATGAAAAAAGTCGACGACTACGAAACACCGCCCAACCCTTGCTACCATCTTCCGCACCAGGCTGTTATCAGAGAAGAAAGCACGACCACCAAAGTTCGCGTCGTTTATAATGCGTCGTGGAAAACGAGCCAAGGCCCTTCCCTGAACGATGCACTTATGGTGGGGCCCATCGTCCAAGATGATATGAGATCCATCATCATTCGCGGCAGAACTCATCGCGTTATGCTAGTTGCTGATGCTAAACAAATGTTCCGCCAGGTCTTGGTTGATGACCGCGACACCGCTTTGCTGAGAATCCTATGGAGAAACTCACCTGATTTACCACTGGACACGTACGAGCTGAAAACGGTTACCTATGGGACAGCCTGTGCACCTTTTCAAGCTACAAGAGTTTTAATACAGCTGGCCGACGACGAACAACACGACTTTCCAGAAGCTGCTCAAGTCCTGCGCAAGGATTTTTATGTGGATGACCTTTTCTCCGGAGCAGAAAGCATAGAGAAGGCCATCGAACTTCGAGAACAACTTACCTCACTTCTTGAAAGAGGAGGATTCGTCCTACGTAAATGGGCATCTAACAAACCTGCAGTTCTTCGTGACGTCTCTACTGATAAGCTGGCTCTAGAACCATCAGTAGATCTCTCTCGTGACCAATGCATAAGGACACTCGGATTAAATTGGGAACCTGCCACCGACCACTATCGCTACCGTATCTCATTAACGTCTGATCCTGCAGAAACAACTAGCACCAAAAGAAATGTTCTTTCGAAAATTGCCCGACTTTTCGACCCCATTGGACTAGTGGGGCCCGTAATCACGACTGCAAAACTATTCAAGCAAGAGCTGTGGACTTTAAAAAATGACGCTGGAGAAATGTGGGGCTGTGATGATCAATTAACAAGGGCCATCAAGGAGCGATGGCTGGCTTACTGCAATCAACTTCCGCGACTGAACGATTTGAAAATCGAGCGATGGGTTCTATGTGAAACTCCGTCGTCGATTGAACTCCATTTCTTCTCAGACGCTTCACAGCATGCATACGGCGCATGTTGCTATTTTCGCTCTGTCGACGCTTACGGCACAATCAAAGTTGCACTACTAACAGCTAAATCTCGCGTTGCCCCTCTTCAGCAGCAGACCATTCCCCGCTTAGAATTGTGTGGCGCCCGCCTAGCTACGGAGCTGTTCCAACAG GTAACGTCACACTGCACTTGGAATCACGTTGCTGGCCAAGTCAACCCCGCGGATTGCATCTCCCGCGGAACAGAAGCAGGAAAAATTCTGAACGACGACCTGTGGTGGCACGGGCCACCATGGTTGCAGCTCGACCCTTGTTTCTGGCCAAACCAATCGACATCCACACAAAACGAGGATGTTTTTCTTGAAGCACGTCAGGTACCAGTGAATGCAACAGCAGCCGTCACCCCACCTTCATTTATCGATTCGCTAGTGAGCAAGTTTTCGAACTACAATAAACTACTACGCATCATCGCATATTGTCGCCGTTTCGTTCGAAGATACAAACCAACTTCCGAACCGTCTACATCACCAGCACATCCGTTCCTCAGCTCAAAAGAGCTACAAGAAGCCGAAGCCGTCGTCATTCGTCTGGTACAACAACAGCCGTACAATGAGGAATGGATTGCACTGCAAAACTCACGACCAATGCAATCTAAATCCAAACTTCGTTGGTTTCAACCCTTTATTGGCAGTGATCAGCTGATGAGAATCGGGGGCCGTCTAACTCAAGCGCCCCAACCTTACGATAGTAAACATCAAATTATCTTACCAGGAAAACACCCACTATCCTCTCTTTTGCTTCGTTCACTACATCACAACCATTTGCACGCCGCCCCTCAGCTACTGGTGAATGTTCTCCGCCTGCGATATTGGATCACAGGGGCCAGAAACTTGGCGAAAATCGTCGTCCGAAACTGCATTACCTGTGTGAAAGCTCGTCCCAAACTGCTGGAGCAATTTATGTCGGAGCTACCGTCCTCCCGAGTCACAGTAAGCAGACCGTTCTCCACCACCGGTATAGATTACTGGGGCCCTATTTTGCTAAAACCACCCCACCGCCGCGCCGGTCCCAAAAAAGCTTTTGTTGCAGTGTTCGTCTGCTTCGCTACCCGTGCTGTTCATCTAGAGCTGGTGACCGACTTAACTACGGCCAAGTTCCTGCAAGCTTTGAGAAGATTTGTGGCACGAAGAGGACTATGCCACACAATCTACTCAGACAACGGACGAAATTTCATTGGTGCAGCAAACGAGCTGCGCAACCTAATCAAAGACAAGCAGCACCACCAAGCACTAGCCACCGAATGTGCAGCCAACAACATACGATGGGTTTTCAACCCTCCCAAGGCCTCACACTTTGGCGGCCTGTGGGAGGCAGCCATCCACTCCGCCCAGAAGCATTTTGTGCGGGTTCTCGGTACTACTCTACTCGCCCACGACGATATGGAAACACTATTGACGCAGATCGAATGCTGCTTGAATTCACGTCCTCTTACACCCCTAAACGATGACCCAACTGACGACGAGGTCCTTACTCCTGGTCATTTTTTGGTTGGGTCCGCACTCAAATCCGTTCCTGATTCTGACCTTGCGGAAGTTCCTTGTAATCGACTAACCAATTGGCAGCTAGTTCAAAAGAAATTCCAGATAATATGGAAGCGATGGCATCTGGAATATTTAGCCACTTTACAGCCAAGAACAAAGTGGTGCAACCCACCTATCAACCTACATACGGGTCAACTGGTCCTGCTTATGGACGAAAGATCGCCACCAATGCTCTGGCCGACCGCTAGGATCGAACAATTACATCCAGGAGCCGATGGAATCATACGAGTGGTCACACTCCGCACCGCCCAAGGTAATTACACTCGTCCTGTAAGCAAAATTTGCCTGCTGCCAATCGCACCGTCTAATGAATCACCAACACCAACCGAAAGTCGACCAGAAACCAAAGCAAAACAACAGCAATGA